A genomic window from Chaetodon trifascialis isolate fChaTrf1 chromosome 22, fChaTrf1.hap1, whole genome shotgun sequence includes:
- the ascl1a gene encoding achaete-scute homolog 1a, whose protein sequence is MDLTTKMEINISQQQLMPPACFFSAAAAQSIQLSPSGSSQSSGKSGSKQPKRQRSSSPELLRCKRRLNFAGFGYSLPQQQPHAVARRNERERNRVKLVNNGFATLREHVPNGAANKKMSKVETLRSAVEYIRALQQLLDEHDAVSAAFQSGVLSPTMSQGYSADMNSMAGSPVSSYSSDEGSYDPLSPEEQELLDFTNWF, encoded by the coding sequence ATGGACCTCACAACCAAGATGGAAATTAacatcagccagcagcagctgatgccGCCCGCTTGCTTCTTTTCCGCCGCGGCGGCGCAGAGCATCCAGCTGAGCCCCAGCGGCAGCAGCCAGAGCAGCGGGAAGTCGGGATCCAAACAGCCCAAGAGGCAACGCTCCTCCTCTCCGGAGCTGCTGCGGTGCAAGCGGAGGCTGAATTTCGCGGGTTTCGGCTACAGTCTTCCCCAGCAGCAGCCGCACGCAGTGGCCCGGAGGAACGAGAGGGAGCGCAACCGGGTGAAACTGGTGAACAACGGCTTCGCCACCCTGCGGGAGCACGTCCCCAACGGCGCAGCCAACAAGAAGATGAGCAAAGTAGAGACGCTGCGCTCAGCCGTGGAGTACATCCGcgccctgcagcagctgctggacgAACACGACGCGGTGAGCGCGGCGTTTCAGTCCGGCGTCCTGTCGCCCACCATGTCGCAGGGATACTCCGCTGACATGAACTCCATGGCAGGTTCTCCGGTGTCCTCCTACTCATCCGACGAGGGCTCCTACGACCCCCTCAGTCCAGAAGAGCAGGAACTGCTGGACTTCACCAACTGGTTCTGA